The sequence below is a genomic window from Gossypium hirsutum isolate 1008001.06 chromosome A11, Gossypium_hirsutum_v2.1, whole genome shotgun sequence.
CACTTGGCAACACCTCTAAAGCAAGTATTCCATGGAACTATACCATGAGTGGATTAATTCAACAGATTTTTCATAATGTCACAGTACATAATAGACACCATATTGGTCAAGTTTCAACTTTATGCCGCTTGTGGATGCTGAAGTTCTATAGACATATCAATCTACAATCAAGTTAGAGTCTTTGAACTTCAATCATCAACAAGCTAGACTGACAATGAAATTAATAGGATCATATTTTTCCAAACGTGCTAAAGCAAACTAAAATGTGGTTATTTCAACTAACTTCAAGATTACTTTCAAGAAATAGACCGTTTCTGCTTCTGAAAGAAGACAATAGTAGATTTACGAACTTGCTACTCAGCTTTGAGATTCTTCAATGTCATAAAATAGCCTAACCAATATTTATGCAAATTCTTTCTACATATCAAAACCCCATATGCGGATTCACCAAGAGAGGCAATATAAACTAAACTACAGCTGTGGATTCACCAACAAAAGAGCAAAAGTAGTAAAGTTGTTGACATATATACCTGAACTTGAAGCTGAAGCTGCTTTAAGTACTCGATAGCTTCATCAAGCATCGAAGCCTTATCAGTCTGCCATGAATATAAGATTCAATCCCTCTTATATATCACCCAAATGAGTAATGCAGCAATATTTGGGGAAAAAAAAGAATACCTTGTTAGAATTTGGAATAAGGTTTTGCAATGCTTTCATTTTCTCATTAATCCTACTTCTCCTCCTCTGCCACAATCAAACTCCATAGATCAGAAATCCATGAAgaaactttcaataaaaataaaatcaaatcgaaTAAATGCTTCCCCATTAGTAAAGATTTAGAATCAAACTAACCTTTTCAGACAAATTGTGAACCTCCGCAGCTCTGCTTCTTTTTGAGGAACTACGAGGTGGAGCTGGCTTTGGTGGTGCCTCATCCACCAGTGCTTCAATACCCTCCTGCTTATGACAAAtttcaaactatatatataaaaaagtttgaGACTTTGCTTGATTTGAATTAtaacaaagaaaaacaaagcaAGAAACCTTTACTTTACCAGAGCTAAAAggtaatatttttctttaaaaaaatgaatatctTCACATTCAAAAATAGAATCTTGGAATGGTCCGTACTGTTTGCTTCATGTAATCAAATATAAGCGCATGCAATCTTAACTCATTTTTAACTAAGATCTTAACCTTTCTCAACAAAACGTCTCAAATTTTATCCCTTTCCAAGCACCATTTTTCTCAGCAACaaatagaaatcatcaaaaaaaaaaaacagaagctCACCTCACTTTCACAGTCGTACTCATCGGTATCGTTCTCACCAGGAGCTCCAATCAAACCCCACCCTCCACCTTGCTTCACTCCACCACCGGGCGGTGCTGGTGACGGTGATAACCGCCGTGGATTCTCAGATGGTCCCCCAAAGTGGGCCATTCCAGAAGATGACGAAGAcgaagaagaataagaagaagaatGACCTAGAATTTGATGAAGAAGGTTGGATATATCATCTGAAGAAGAAGGAGGAGGTAAACACGTCCCATTATTATAATTATAGCAATTATTATTGATATTCTTATAATGAAACATGTTAAGGTTAAGGTTATCTCCCATTTCTAGCCTTCCCTTTTTTTCAGTTTAAAAtggtttttctcttttcttcatccATGTGCTTCGGTTACTGTCGTTTTTGCTTTGGCTTTTGGTTTGTACAACGTAAAAGCTTTGCACggtttggtttttattttctaacgacaaaaagaaagacaaaatgaaGTATTTGTGAAATAAAGAGTGGATGATtttgtaatataataattatattattagcaTTTTAACTTATGGTTTATTACATTACATTAAATTCAGTAGAGACTTATGTAAAAAAATGACAGGCGGGAACAGGTGTAGTTTTCACGGCGAATGATTGGGCGGTCAAACAACAATAGTGACATATCAAGGTGAGACTAAAGAAAGTTTTACTCCAGTGTCAGGTAAACTCGCACTCACGGTCACGGGGGCACGTGCGGGGACATTAAATCATGGCTTTATTCTTTAAATACTGATTAATCAATAATCAACCCTATTATTAGTTTTAcaatttctttttgtttgtttcatGTGTTTTCGGACACAGATCCAGTCTTAAATTGGTCCCGCAACTGCTtctctttgtttttaattaaaatagtcaaTCATTTTGTTAaacattaaatttgaaattaattagaaataaGTTAAACAAGGAATGTTACTTCATATCAATTAGTGAATGATTAGATTGTGGTTATATATAGTGTAAAAGTTAAacttttcatcataaaaaagataaaatcatGAGAATCATCTTTATCCATCTAAAATCAATAATATTTCATTACCATCATCCTtattcaaatatgataattgaatgtaaatgttaaaaaatattacttttacGATGAGCATGCCACATTACATAGAAATTAATCTTGTATATGATCTCATAAAATTACTTTTTCCAACTACtaaaaaatgtaattattttaCCTGCTTCATTTTTTCCCTACAAACATCTTTGGGCTCCAAAATGTTACAAAGCGACGAAGCAATAATCTCGATTTGTCTAGTTTTAAGATAAGATTTAGATGATGTAAAGCCTATATGTCTCAGTTTTACTAGAATATAAAAAGGGTTGATAAAAATAGATTAGTAATTGAAGGAAATGAGCCAAAATAAGCGTCACCGAAATCTACAAATGAGGTCATCCTGATAGCCAGCTGTTGTTGATTTGGATTCAAAGTTGACACAAAGTCGCCGATAACCATAAGTGCAATCGATTAAACTTTTGTgttggtatttttaaaatttacagcacgtttggttcgctgtaatggaatagatgcataatggaatagaggcgtaatagataattcttttgtttggttgaatgtaatggaatagaggcgtaatggtattcttgtgtttggttgaatggaatagaggtgtaataacataaggaaaaaagctaaaatgactagaatacccttagcagaatttttttaagttagatgattattgttattgttattaaattttaataagattattaatataaataataaataatttaatcatattttaacataattgttataaaatataatttaataaaatatataatttaataaaatttttaataaatattcttatatgaatttactaataaaatcataatatatgatactaaaatataatttaaaataattattattaaatataatttaataaaatatataatttaataaaattgttaataaatattcttatatgaatttactaataaaatcataatatataatactaaaatataatttaacataattgttataaaatataatttaataaaatatataatttaataaaattgttaataaatattcttatatgaatttactaataaaatcataatatataatactaaaatataatttaaaataattattattatcttaatttaataaaatatataatttactaaaatcataatatataatactataaaatataatttaaataattattattaaatataatttataatctactttattattattaaactgcaatacatatttaatgtgctaaaatatcatttgtggaacaaataatttaaatattctacaataaaaaattattagcagtaataaataactttagaattatattttgcataaacataatAACAATGAATATTAACAAAAGGTTAAATGAGATTCATGAAATTCTATGTCACAATCTATATGTTATACAGTTTTGCCACATCAAAAGTTAGAACATTGTATATGACATACCatcccaaatattacaaacagaaaaagttacgaaaatgtcatcaacaaaaccataaattttaatggtcagcaagaaatcttctAACCCATTCCAACCGTAcatcagaaggtaaactaaagaaaactaccatttgagttggatgatccgGAATTTTACTCAATGCTTGAAACCGTTCATCCATAGTTAAACTTTCTATTTCACATAAGGTTGGATATAAATTTGCCGCTTTCTGTTGGATGCCCTGGTGAACTACcacatcggaggcaatactcctactgatttgttcGCCAATTGCCCGCATGTTTTCagccaataaagtggcagcatcattaactgaagaagaaaaatgaccaGTTGTATCAGaattcttttttttcctctttgaagatgaggaacccccttggttttTGTCTGTTTGCGGCTCCGtggcagaaacatccatgtcatcgaAAGAGACATTAGCATCGCAATCATAGTATTCGTTTCTGTCTTCATTAATATCTGCAGAAGGTACATCCtcagcatttatttcttcaagaacgtcagcggctgtttgagcgtctttcccagtcgctcGATCTTTTGCGTATATGGTAGTAAGTTGGTCGTAGTAAGGGAAACTACGATGTTTGAACTGACcggcttctttatgactctacaaaaacgaggaaatcatattagttataagtttggtaagaATAGGATAATAAAGAGTTAAACTCATTCTTACCTTTAAATAAGAGTCCCagaccgcatcttcagcaacaatgACCTGCCTATggtcgtcccaaccaaaaccgctattgttttggccattaagcatgtcatacacTATTGACCAATCTCTTTTCAGTAACCTAATCCTTGACTCGATATTAGGTCTTGCCTTCAACATCGCATTAGGTAAAGCCTTCTCTAACATTTTTTCTAACTCGTTTAagtaaccggctttgaaccccgtATCAGCGTTAAATGTCCCAATATTGTGCAAGTCCACCATGCTGGAAACCAgtgctgcatcttcttctggaacccatttccttttggttcctcgagatgATTGTGAAGGAACAATTGattctggaacacctgacataattatcttaagaaaaaaacaaattaaaattaactttaatatcatgaatcataatgtgaacactttataaaattaaaattgagttcaatatcatgaataaAAAACTCataaagaataaaattataacacatgatgaatgaaaagaaatcaaattataattcaacaagtttagtacaatacaataaacacaaaaacaccaccaaagtttcacaaactatatacataaaataacataaaaaggaAAACATGTTGAAAGAATGTTAGGACAGACAATTTTTACCTTGATTGAATTGGAAAGCTTTTCTTGAGGGTTATTTAGAGATACTTGGGATTGATCTCTCTACTCACTGCATTTATTtaaaagggtcacatttctccaatcataatttcaataacagtacagtaaacttaaataatttaattgccaAGGAACTTACAGTGATTGCGTGAAAAGAAGACGCTCAACTGTGAGTGGAGGAAGCAGTCAAACAATCCaaaaaagaagaggaagcaaTAACACACTATCAAAAAAAACtgaacaatacaaatttagaatcATTACAAAgaacaaaatagaaattaaaactaTCTTTGCAACAAgaaattcatttctttatcaatcatCTAAAATTAATACTATTTGATAATCGATACCACAtataattatacttgtaataaatAAGAAGGTAGAAACATTGTGATATGGATCATaacaaaaaaacatattaattatgAATAAATTTACCAATATTTATTAAGAATAAAGTTTATTATTCATAAATTATCAACTTCACTGGCAATTACATTTTACTGTACTTAAACTAACATATTAATATAATCTACCGATAGATTTCAGGATTTTAGAGATATAATTTAATGAATTGGTGAAATATTGTATTCCCAGTACAAGTCTATGAAGCCTACATAACATTTAACTTCCAACAAAGAGTTTTCTTGGCAATACCATACTGCCACTCATTTCAGTTTTAAATCTAGGATACCTTCAATAacaatatttttagattatttgatGTATTTCAATCATTATcgatttatataaattttaatattttaatttcattttgatgtattttgatgtattttgatgTATTTCAATCATTATCGATTATTTTGATGTATTTCAATCATTATCGATTTATATAGTCCAACTTAAACTAGTTACTAATGATTTAAAACCGAAATTTAAAAAATGCAGAGACGAAACAAAATTCATGCTTCCAACCGAAAACTggattttaaaagaataattcaTGCTTTTATTCACACCAGTACCTTAAACTGGATTTCCTGTACTATTAACATGTTTTACTGTTTCCCGAGAAAtgcatttttcatttcaataagTTTTATTTccatgattttattttatctcagtCCAACCATGCATTTGTacagacacacacacacacacacacacatatccgtattaataaaaaattgacatatatccgtattcaaaattttcaataccaataaaaatcaacttattacATCACCACTTGCAAAATATAACTATAAAAACATTACTATGGAGTAAGCCATAAAAAAACAGTCCAATTTACTTGAATTGCAACTATAAAATACCTCTTGAATTGCAACTAGAGCTTCAGCTTGCCAACGATTTATGTCTGGAGCAAATCAGTAGCTAACAGTCCAATACCTACAAAAGTTCACATTGAACATCAATTAACTGGAACATCAATACTCTCAAGAATCCCATAAGCAAAAAATTTCAGTCTTTGCGGGGATTGTTTTTTAaaccagaaaaaaaaatttagaatcacaTCAGGTAAGTGCTTTGTAAGTCATTTAACCAAAATCCTAGTGATACACTCACAAAAAAGCAGAGCAGTATGATAGGATGAACACAGATGCAGCATTTAACCAAACTCCACATGCTGATAGGATGAACACAGATGATTACATAGACAACATCATTCTTGTAGCAGACACAGAACCATCTTAATTACAACATGTCATATAAAACAGCGCAGTTACCAAAAGGCAACCTAGGCACTTGAGGCAGACATACTTCAGGAAGCATTTCCATGTTAATGGTATGCAGCTAATGCTTGTTTACCAATCTAGTAGTCCATTTTACACACTAAAACCATGTCGGATATATGCTTATATCAAAGCACTCACACAATTTAACATAGAAGAAGGTTACTTGACATAAATAGAATGTCCTAAAAACCCTCTGATTAGTGCAAACTTACCTCTTTTCAACTTTCACGGTATTCCAAGCCAAGACAAGCTAAAATAAGTTATCATACAATTTCGATTCATATCAATGTTATAAATAAATACCCTATCCTTAAGAATGAGAAAGCAtcttaaatcaaaaaataatgaTTCTAAAACTGCTATTgacaatttatatataaaagagcCAAAATCACCTACAAGTTGAATCACTAGTAGATataaggaagaaaatgaaagtaCATAGAAAAGAAAGCACTAACATAAATCCCAGAAAGAAACAGaaattgaaacgaaaagaaaaggTCAACAATTCGGAAACAAACCAGCAATGAACTGAAACAAAACTTAACCAATTAAAGGGTATGATTTTACAATTAAAAGCATCTTACACAGCATTGGGAAGAAGAAGACAAAGAGCTCTCTTTGTCTCTTTTCTATACGCTTTTAACTGTATTTTCCCCGACTCTCGGCTTTTCTGATTTGTCTgctgaaattgaaaaaaatgatcaagaatcAAGCCATTACAACTTCTAATTCTTTATCAAATGAATTAAAGTTTTATTTCACGAAAATTGGGATTCATGAATCAATTCAACTAGTTTAAGCCCTAGTTTTCAGAAACCTTAGATGCCAATTTTTAACGATTATAAACAGAGATTCaactaatttgatgaatcaagtCTTACTAAAACCTCATTTTAAAGGTGAATGCATGATTCAATTTCAAGAAATGTTGAATCTCTCATCATAGACGTAAAAGGGAAAACACGTGACAAAAAAATGTTAGGGCAGATAATTTTTACCTTGCTTGAATTGGAAAGGTTTTCTTGAGGGTTTCTTTGGAGATACTTGTTGGGATTTGAAGAACAGAAGTCTGTTTTTGGACTTCCCTACTCACTGCATTTGAAGAACaaaagggtgcgtttggttcgacAAAACAATCAAATGAAAGTGAAACGGGAGCAGTGGAGGTCATTTACTTGGCAGATTCTgtttgatgttgggagggagagttCTGGAGGTGGATTTCGGCTTGGGAAGATGAGGGTAAAACAGGGCATAGGAATTGGGAGAATGCTAAACGGGAGCTAAACTGAACAAAGGGCAGGGAATAGAAATCGGTGAATAAGGAGGAATACGTACGTAACCGATTCGGCGCGTAATGggcattacagcgaaccaaacgctgGAATATGTGGGGCTCACCGATTCGGTGCGTAATGGTAAACCCATTACATCGAACCAAACAAGCTGTTAGGGTTCTACTTCTGGTATTGATATTCCCTTCCctttttcatttaataataataacccCGACAAAGTGTAGTCCCAAATGATGGATACAACAGATTTATTTTCTCTATGCTCTCATGAGGTATTGTCTTTGTAATTTCTGTTTCCATTATAATGTTGGACCCCGACCTCCATCCTTATATATTtggatttattaaatatttataaatatgactttatatttaataaatttttgatATACAAATTTACTGAATTATATGATATCATTTGTTAAAagatttaattatttctattttgttttaaaatattttatgtaaattttattgaaattaggtttaatagtaaaaaaaccctcaataaaaaaatcaattaatctcTCGTGAAAAATTTACACcagattaaattttaaagttgaaaattttaatcaaCCAAGGTTTTATGTTGACCAAGTTTAACTATTAAGTTTTGATGACATGGTTGATAGATTAATCGGATGACGACACATGACGAGCATGTATATATCTTGtagcaaatattttaaaaaataaaaatcctaaaaatgaattttttaaataattatttagaaaatCACATCTAAGATTAACTTAGATAAATAGTTGTCTATAATTATTTGAACCTGGACAAATTTATCTTAGTTGTGATTTTTTAAGcaattataaacaaattatagaaaatatataaatttattttatattattaaaaataattattattaccatTTGTCCAAGTTCATTATGGAAATGGTTAACTTTATCAGTGATCTTCCTATCATAGGAGCTACTTCATTTCATGCACACTTTGACAGAACTTAACCATCATGACAAGGCGGCTATTATCTATCACTCACATACTCTATATTCGAGTCACATCATATGACATTGCCAACCTAATAAGGAACCACAAAATGACAAGCCTGCCAATTAGAGGAGGACATGTGGCATGGATATTTCAATCTTCTATATGCTTTTGCTAGCTATTAAGGTAGAGGAtgatctttttcttttatcttcttcTGAATTGACCTTCTTTCCCTACAACCGAACACTACAATACCTTTGTTGATCTCTCCTCTCTTCATGACTCTTCACCCAATAGGGTGAACCATTATCTTCACACCATATGATACCTCCTTTCATccataattttaccattaaaaattgGCATGGCAAACGtggattgaacatggctcatTCCAACCCAGACATTCCTACaaacaaagatgaacaaatgTAAGATCCTCAAACCCAACCATAACCTTAAACAACCAATTTCAAACTAACATACGATAGTAGTTACCCTAACAATAACCTTAACCATGTTGCCACGATGATTCATACAACTCATGTGACTCGCATTGTCCATATTATGCAAAGTACACACAATATCCCCTACCCAAATATTACAATTAGTATCCAAACCAACAACCCCACCCACCACCTCCTTAGAGTCACCCCTATGCCACTCATAGTGAGACAACTTCACAAAATCCTACCTCAGCCTCGCAAACAATTTACTAAAATGCAAAGTAATATGAGGATTCTTAAAGAACAAATTTCTATGCAACAATAACTTTATCTGTAGTAGGAAGTAAGCTCAGGGTAAACAAAAACCCTCAACAACAAAATTCCCAACTAAAGATACAACAAGAAGAAACCTCCAAATCCTTTCCCAATAGGTGGAGAAACCTTAGGCTTGATGGAAACCCATTGACAGACACCATACTGATTTCAAATGTAAGATCTTCAACAATAATTTAACCCTTCAAAAATCAAGTGCGAGCCTTCaaaaaaaagataaaagcttTTTGTAAGGCTGGGTCTGTCAAGTTTGAATGGGACCATTCCAATGAGTTGATGGAATTCATGTATCCAATTTTCAAATTGCTTAAGGAAATGTACATCAATCAAGGTAAACCTCAAGAGCATTGACACACTGCAACAACCATATGAATATATTAGACGCTCCGATGCATTAAAGTGTTGTGCCCTTTGAACGATATTGAGGGACCACACG
It includes:
- the LOC107897243 gene encoding uncharacterized protein At2g29880-like gives rise to the protein MSGVPESIVPSQSSRGTKRKWVPEEDAALVSSMVDLHNIGTFNADTGFKAGYLNELEKMLEKALPNAMLKARPNIESRIRLLKRDWSIVYDMLNGQNNSGFGWDDHRQVIVAEDAVWDSYLKSHKEAGQFKHRSFPYYDQLTTIYAKDRATGKDAQTAADVLEEINAEDVPSADINEDRNEYYDCDANVSFDDMDVSATEPQTDKNQGGSSSSKRKKKNSDTTGHFSSSVNDAATLLAENMRAIGEQISRSIASDVVVHQGIQQKAANLYPTLCEIESLTMDERFQALSKIPDHPTQMVVFFSLPSDVRLEWVRRFLADH
- the LOC107913239 gene encoding transcription factor ALC isoform X3, with the translated sequence MGDNLNLNMFHYKNINNNCYNYNNGTCLPPPSSSDDISNLLHQILGHSSSYSSSSSSSSGMAHFGGPSENPRRLSPSPAPPGGGVKQGGGWGLIGAPGENDTDEYDCESEFEICHKQEGIEALVDEAPPKPAPPRSSSKRSRAAEVHNLSEKRRRSRINEKMKALQNLIPNSNKTDKASMLDEAIEYLKQLQLQVQMLSMRNGLSLHPMCLPGVLQPLQFSQTRMNFGEENGSLPINMSEAVPANPETSVQMVFDLPNQCSSSNPGSVPNISNIITSETSFGLESIQAHFWPFQLLSSSQGRHSASSSTEDKHTRYAQKLAIFNLVEMV
- the LOC107913239 gene encoding transcription factor SPATULA isoform X6, which produces MGDNLNLNMFHYKNINNNCYNYNNGTCLPPPSSSDDISNLLHQILGHSSSYSSSSSSSSGMAHFGGPSENPRRLSPSPAPPGGGVKQGGGWGLIGAPGENDTDEYDCESEEGIEALVDEAPPKPAPPRSSSKRSRAAEVHNLSEKRRRSRINEKMKALQNLIPNSNKTDKASMLDEAIEYLKQLQLQVQMLSMRNGLSLHPMCLPGVLQPLQFSQTRMNFGEENGSLPINMSEAVPANPETSVQMVFDLPNQCSSSNPGSVPNISNIITSETSFGLESIQAHFWPFQLLSSSQGRHSASSSTEDKHTRIWSSCNDHSFTSL
- the LOC107913239 gene encoding transcription factor SPATULA isoform X5 — its product is MGDNLNLNMFHYKNINNNCYNYNNGTCLPPPSSSDDISNLLHQILGHSSSYSSSSSSSSGMAHFGGPSENPRRLSPSPAPPGGGVKQGGGWGLIGAPGENDTDEYDCESEEGIEALVDEAPPKPAPPRSSSKRSRAAEVHNLSEKRRRSRINEKMKALQNLIPNSNKTDKASMLDEAIEYLKQLQLQVQMLSMRNGLSLHPMCLPGVLQPLQFSQTRMNFGEENGSLPINMSEAVPANPETSVQMVFDLPNQCSSSNPGSVPNISNIITSETSFGLESIQAHFWPFQLLSSSQGRHSASSSTEDKHTRYAQKLAIFNLVEMV
- the LOC107913239 gene encoding transcription factor ALC isoform X4, with translation MGDNLNLNMFHYKNINNNCYNYNNGTCLPPPSSSDDISNLLHQILGHSSSYSSSSSSSSGMAHFGGPSENPRRLSPSPAPPGGGVKQGGGWGLIGAPGENDTDEYDCESEFEICHKQEGIEALVDEAPPKPAPPRSSSKRSRAAEVHNLSEKRRRSRINEKMKALQNLIPNSNKTDKASMLDEAIEYLKQLQLQVQMLSMRNGLSLHPMCLPGVLQPLQFSQTRMNFGEENGSLPINMSEAVPANPETSVQMVFDLPNQCSSSNPGSVPNISNIITSETSFGLESIQAHFWPFQLLSSSQGRHSASSSTEDKHTRIWSSCNDHSFTSL